The Montipora capricornis isolate CH-2021 chromosome 3, ASM3666992v2, whole genome shotgun sequence genome includes the window CTTAGTCCcttaaaaattgaaaagaggaagaaatGCTTTGGTCTTGTGCAAGTCTTATAGGAGAACAGAAAACAATCCACCATCGAAGCCACTTTAAGACAGTTGGTAGTTTTCTATAGCGCTCATAAAGTTGAATTGAATAGCAAACATAATGGGACATTATTTTGAttagaaaagaacaacaaaccCTTGTGATGTACATAagctttttttatgtttttgttaatTTATAAGTTGTTCTTGTGACAACCGCAGCTTTCGTACTGTTCATTGAAGCATGCTGTTTGGTAATTTGTAAGGTGACTCGTGCATTTTGAGTCCAGCGCTAACACGCACACACCTAACAATGGCATGTCACCTTGATGTTTCCGTACGAAAAGTTGCTTTCGCGAAAGATATATTCGTGAAGTGTAAAAATTCTCCTATAAACTTTCATTTTTAACCAATATACTTCGAGAAGAGTGGTATGCTTTTCTACTCGAGCGCTGGTTTCAGAAGTGTCCAGCAGCCGTATTTCCAAtgcaaaataaagaaaatccaAAGTTTCCAAGAACAACGACATTTCACCTGAACTGCACCACAGGGAATTGCTACATAATAAAAGTCAAACATTAGAAATGCTGCAATGTAAGGTGATTTCAGTCCTCGCCAACAAATTATGCAAAAACCCACCGCGTGTTCGAACCAAAAGACTAATACAAATAATACACAATCGGATTCCGctaaatttttctttgttattttctcGGATCCTTCAAGATCAAGAGCGCCGTTCTTGATTTTAATTAAAAGgacaagaaaagaagaatattACTGACAATGATGCGGTTAAAGAAAACTCTCAACTAAACaactaaaatgtgttttttacAGCAAAACTGACTTAAAAATCGAGTACATGCAACCATTGCCATAGACCACTTCACGCTCCTGACTTTAGTGGAGTTTGATGGAATAGCTATCGTAGAAATCAAACTTATTAGACAAAGTTTCTACCATACATTTCCTATAATTCCGAAggtacaaaattacagaaaatgtaTAAAGAAAAAACGGCAATATATAGGAATTTCAGAGAAGATACCGAGTCCAAATCaactcagttgtgaacttgaacttatacgtttggtttatgaaggcgaaagccTAGAAAAGTAGAGTCATGGActgtttattttgctttaaatttccatacaaatctttaatttccgccatgttgccctgattacccatgatgcaatcaagagcgtgaagtGGTCCGATTGGATAGGTAGTCAGAGCACAGTCTTTGTGCATTGTTTGTCAAATACGTTGCAAAATTCTctcgcgctcattggctaatttttattgtcaataagcgaaCAGACACATTAATTTATAATTCATGCGCTAATGACAcaatattgctcgcgtcagattgaagtttctcgcatttttgtctcgcgttttTCTCGTGTTTTGCCTTAATTTTGACCCGCCTGCCTTTTTGGTATTGTAAAAAGCAAAtcgatgtcagtttttcatgggtctgtcctgttattgacaatgaatttcgtcataacattgtcaaagtagtctgcggatccacttgaccggctatcgcctcgtggatccacagctactttgacaatgttatgacgaaattcatgatcaataacgggacagacgcatgaaaaactgacatcaatttgttaaatagctATTTGTCGGAGTTTTCACCCGGGCGGCTTGCACTGGCCACAACATTAAAGTGCACCCCCAACTCAAGTACTTTTAGTCTACAATATTGATCTCCCCACcgaaagcaaacatgtttgacGATTCTTACCACAAAATTTTGCCTTTTATCTGCCGGGCAAGTCGCGCAAAGTTATTAAAACCAGCCGTAATTTGGAGCCACGGCGCGGCCGTGacgtgagaggcatgggtctattctggattttacgtcacaaatgGCTTTGCAATGCAGGatttctttgcaaaaaagaatgcaaagcagtttgtgacgtaaaatctaGAATTGAACCATGCCTCTCACaccacggtcgtgggtccaaattactgctagttctgccaagtttccGTGccttgcacggcacagaaaaagccaAATTCTTAGCAATAATGGTGACGCATGTTTGCTgtggatggggagatttatattaggaacaaaaaaaaaatctgtgtttAGGTGCACTTGCAGCCTGCTCGATTATGTTACGACTGAGAATGACATCTGGCACCAGGTTTTTTTGCGGGACGGTGCGATCCAACGAGGAGACGTGCCAAATGAGCGCCGGAGAATCGAGCCTTTAGGGAGGCCgggggaaattttgaaaattatgtTCTGTGAGACTGCATTTCGTGCGTTCTGAAGGCAGTATGACATGAAAACAGACAGCCAAAAGCGAACTTTGAAGCGTGGATATTTCCCACACTTTTTGAACttcaaaatgattattttttttgtcgCAGAGACTATATTACGTATGCATTTTACAGTTTTAGAGAATACTGTCACTtttcaaagagaacaaaaatAGAACTAAAGTTGAAAATCCGTGTTATTAACTGGGTTTGCTTCAGCAAACCATGATGATCAGCACTTTAAGTAGTGCGCCAAGCTTAAACGTACTTGGGTACTTCTTATAGCAAACTTCGAGATCAATGTCTGTCAGATAGTAGATGTGCATAAGGTGACCAGTGAAGACAGCCTCTGTTGTACCAAGCTCTGTTAAAAGTGTGTAGCCGTCTTAGAGCAATTGCACTTCGTTTTTATTACACAAACAGTAAATCTATTGAAAACGTAGttaattgtgctttgtcatcaatgtgtttaataataataaaacaattatcctgctcaatcgtgcggaatatcgcctatttttagccaactcggactacggcctcgtcggcttagtatcaggcgatattccgcgcgatttcgcagaataattgttaattcttCGTCTGCCACTTGAAAACATGGCTCGTCCCATCCTTCAGCGAGCTTTTCTGAAGCTAACTGCGCTTGCGTAAGTCACTTCTCTTATGCTTATGCAATAAGTGAGAACTTCGTTATATTAAAttcttaatgactggtcccgagagAAACAAAAGGCAATGTTTCCAGaaggaccagtcattaagtgatttgttacatagcacaaaaagaaaaacgtggaacggcaacagcaacggcggtcgtcggtcaacattagggagcttacgaaacgacgacgccgacggcaatgacgacgctacaaaacaataggtttagtgagcaaaaacaatggttctgcacgctctgcacgtgcgttttacattttggtacatttctttgccgtcatctcctaaatgacgacgtgaaatgaccaaattcaaggttttgtggaggacgttagcacttgacgatgaattttcagttctctctctacgcttccgaCCCACTcgtaccagtttaattcctcaccggttactacacatttttaacgcaaaacgacatgaaatagtttcgcagtgatataaataacgcgaactcgtatttttaaatgaagtcctcgtagccgtcgtcgtcctcgtttcgtaagctccctattcgcgggtaacagtgcactgttaccctctgacgtcatagactTTGCACTGTTTCCCGCTAAGAtaagagacttttggcgggaaacagttttattgttagatgtcatgtgacctcgaagtaaccaatgagagcgctcGCTGCTAGGGGAAAAaatcagctatataacaattatgcttatgcttgtgtCGCGGCCGTCATGAAGGTGCCTGGGGCTCCGCGGGACACGAGGCCAAAAGAATGTGAATCTCTTCCCGCGAATTTGCAAAACACTAATCAGTAGCCGGATTTgacgaaaataaacaacttaatgAAAACTAAATGGGGGATATATTCTTATAATTTACCAATGCGGCCTTACTGACCAAACATCTCTAATCCCAATACTTTCATAAGAGCTAAAGAACAAACTAATAGTTTAAAACTTAATACTACTAAACTTAAAAGTTTATCTTGAAGAAAGGGAACTTACAGcttttataataaaattaaattaaactagcttttaaacatttgaaaatttatAAAATGTTCGGCTTTCAAAGGATTAATGTTCTTCAAGTCTTAGTTTCCAAATCAATATGTAACGAAAGCAAGAATCTCACGACCTAACAAAGCGAAAATTTTACGAAAACTTTGTCGCACATGTGAGGAAAAAACTAAGCTAACTGCGCTTCGCTCTTTCCTTCCTGTATGCGGCGAGCTTAATATTCCAGTGCGGTGCATTTCTTATGAAACTATGTATGGTTATTTACTAGAATAACCTAAATAAACGATTGTTACGACTACGTATAATTAGCACCACTGCTAACGAAAAAATGCTAAAGAACAAAAGACGAAATAACAATATCAGTATAAACGAAAagacttgattgaaactcgctctataccCTGGTAAGATCTAATTAGTCTAAAACAGTATCACCCCGGGGTGGAGCGTACCTCTCCCATTCAAATCCTATGAATCAATCTCTATTTGTAGAAatgccacgagttcttcggctctgcccGCACTGTTAATAACGGGCAATCAGAAGAAAGTtattgtcaaacgaagacaaaaagagCACAAACGATGTATGCAAAgtgtgagtctcctgctgaagggttagttctaaaaatagaatgatACGCGCAAAGGTCGACTCAAGGATAAAGTGCACAGGAAGGCTTCTGTCAATGGGATCCTCCTTGAAGAGAACATATCATTGACGTATGTGTGGGCATAAAAGTCAATAACATCTGTTCTTTACTCTGTTTTCCTCAGTGACCTTCAATAAAGTAGTTCCCAGGGGCATTCTGTacaaaaaacaagaaacagACGTTAAATTTGATATTCATTGAAAATAGGAGAAATCACTAATGGAGTTGAAGTAAAATCAAAAACAGATTGAACGCCGCGAATTGTTGGATCATATCTCCTTGATCTTTCGGCAAAAGGAGAAAGTCGTCAAAGCTACAGACCACGAGCAAAACGTAGGAAAACCGTCGCGCAAGAGTCAGGCGCCAAGCGCGGAAAACATTAAGAtcgacttttgattggctaagaaacagGTCGAGCATGCTAAGCAAATAATTGGGATGGTCAGAACCATTCTTAGGACCTTATAGGGTTGGTAGAAGAACAATGaacaaaaaagaggaaacatTCCATCTTAGCTGCAAAAGCCAAACTGGTGCAGCTTTAATGAGGTGTCGACCAACAAGCATCACTGAGCGATCCAAAAGCAAAGCAATccggcatttttttctttttcaatcaaCATGCTTAGGGATTGGCTAAAAACCCGCGTCACTTTCGATGCCAATCAGAGGAAAAAAGCTAAACCATTTATGACGGGCTCGTGGGTGTATCTCTGACGCTCAGCGCCGGTTGCATGTGATTGCTTCAAATTATTTGGCTCTCAGTTAATGATAAAGTGCAAACCTGGTGCAAACATCTCAAAAGCAAAAACtgaacgaaacaaaacaaaagttaaaaaactgaaacaaaagcaaaaaacaaactttttttcagTATCCTATTTTACGAAACAACGGATGATAATGATTTCTTTACCTGCAGATTATACAACAAATTCTCTGCCGAATGCGAGTCAACAAGACTGGCAGACAAAAGGCCGCAAAAGTCCGCTGAAGAACTCTCGGCGCTAGCGGTCATGGACGCAGGAAACTGGGGCCCAAGTGCTGCCGGCTGACGAGGACCATACTGGAAACTAGTCAGCTCGGTAAAGCCTGGAGGAAGGGTTGGAGGGGGAGCTACAAACTGAGGCGGATAAGAATGATCAGCGACCCGAGAACTCGATTTAGAGAGTTcgatattttcattttcaaacggCATCGGGTACATAAGCGCATTCATCGGAGAGCTATAGCTATCGTGCATGCTGGAGCTTTTCTTGATGGAATTCTTAAGAGACTGGATGTAATTTGTAGCGATCCGCAGCAGTTCCAGTTTTGTCTTCACGCGGGTTTCTTCTTGGTTCGGAATCGTGCTTCGTAGCTCTTCAAAAGCGTCATTCATCTTTCGAACGCGCTCTCTCTCTCGTCGGTTGGCCAACACCCGTTTAGCTCTCGACATCTGTCTCTTTCGTGGCTTCCTCATCTGGTCTTCAGAAAAGGAATCCATATCTGAAACAGGAAGTCAAGGTGGTGTTAAGTCCAGGGAAGGTTACCTGTTAACCCTAAAATTTGACattggttcttattttctaAACTCTAAGAACAATTTTACAATTTGGCATATACGAACAAGCGACATTTACAGTTCTCTCCAAACGCCCTCTTCGTAAGAGGAGCATTACTTTAGGGTAGAGCTGATAATGTCAGGTGATCTTTCGATTTTACTTAATACAGTCATTTTATGTGAATTTTCATTCTATATTTAAGTTTTGTCCAATTTATTTAAGGGATAGGCAACGAAAGCCGAATACCACTAAATTCTGCCATCTGCAACGTGTTCAACACAGCCTAGATTTCTGTTAATTACGATTTAAGTAAGAACCTGTTTAGGCTAAATTTTAAATGGAAGGTTTTTACATGTGGGGTTTTACTGTATCAGACTAAAATTTTGCTGTCATTTTATGCAATAGTTTAATTTATTGAACAAAAACGAATTCCCAAAAAGGTTATGCTATTTATAAATAATCATTACTGAAGAAACTTCCATTAGATACCTTGAAGTTTTTATAGATTAAAATATTAGTTGTTAGGCCTGTATCATACCTTAGTAAAGCCATTCTTAAATTATTGTATAAGTGCTTGGGGTAATGCACATCAGTCAACTTTGCAACCTTTATTTACATTGCAAAAGCAAGCTATAAGAATAGTGACCTTCTCCAGCTTCACTGAACATTCAAGTCCTTCGGGTTCTCTATTAAGCTAGTAGAACTCACTGGAGAGCTGGGTCGTTTATCTAAGTCCTAAACCTACGAATCCTGCTTGATATTTCGTAGGACTCCGTTTCCAAAGCAACttgtagtttgatcaaaaataagacacaaacagcagtgataaacatattgaacgtttcgtatgtgctctacataagtcataatcaaaatgaacaagttcaatatgtttatcactgctgttttgtgtcttatttttgatcaaactacgatggcccaagaacaaaagtatttacgataCAACTTGTAGTTTGTCGTTCTCACGGGCGCATTACACCTTTCTGTACTAGCTGAATACTCCCAGAATAATTGGGTGggggtgtgcggcccgcttccTAAAACCCTTACCCTACGTTCAGActaaaatctgcgattttctccaccctatttcagacctgaccaaaaatttgataccctatttcagacctgactCTTAAAATCAACACCCTATTTCAGACCCGAGAACGGCTTTGGTTGATGGTCTTATCACCTAATGATATGGCGGTAGcttctttcaaaaaaacatcatgacccaattcaagacttgatGAGTgcacaaaccataccctatttcagaccaaaatggttaaaattgataccctatttcatAAGAAAACGACTAAAAAAACCATgccctttggggccgcacataactatatagcccatataagggagtatcCCCCCCCAAACCCGGTGTACTAGGAGGAATTGATTTATATCTTGCTTTTGCAAAATATCCTTCACTTGACCAATCACATACCATTTGATGCTAGTCTAAGTTTCTACTCAGTTTTCTTCCTAAAAACCCAAATACTGCTGGCCTCTGACATTCCCCGGACTGACGCGCTTAAGAAcataatagggactttaagatctgcgacgcgacggtaacgaaaacttcattcaaaattgcaagttcaggtttattaatctttttcgacgttatgtcggcttgtctaacctctaaaaactagtgtagctccccaggaactgaattaggaggtgcggtattgaatctacgacagaaaactcaaattcgctgccttttgtttaaaacttgaaaattggtcatttcacgtcgtagatttgccgaaaacgtgagagaaatgtacaaaaatgaaaatacacgtgcacagcgtgcaaagctattgtttttgctcattaaacatgcaaaatttgtgacgttttcgttgccgtcgcgtcatagatcttaaactccctaatgacaAGACAAACTGAAACCAATCCTTTTGTTATTGAGTACAACGCTACACTACCTAACCTCAcagcaaaattcaaaaacacTCCAACATACTTTACTCAACAGATCGttgcaaaaacgttttcaaaacacCTCCTTTAGTGGCTTACCGTTGTGGTAAAAATATTAGTGACATTCTTATTAGACCCCAAATCActaatttaaaatcaaatttcaaCAACAATTCGTCCGGTTCTTTTCGGTGCAACAGTAACAGTTGCATCACTTGACCCTATATAGGGCacgtaatgaatacactttttaTTCTATGGGAGAAAGCCATGAAATTAAATCTCAAATTACTTGCAACACTTTCAATGTTAGTTGCATGATTCAGTGTAAATTATGTAGTCTTCCGCGGAAACCAAACGTCGGCTTAAGatcgttttaatgaacacagaCTCCCTATAATCAGTCCCACTAGAGGTTATCCAGACGGCACTGAGTCTCAAAACACTTTCTTAGCAACAATTACCATTTACACAGTCATATGTTACTCATTCCTATGGAAAAACTCATCTAAAAACTCGTTTACCTCACACCTGGACTACCGTAACTCACTTTTGTATGGTGTACAAAAGTGTCAAATAGATCTACTACACTTCAAAAAGTCTTAAATGCAGCTGCACGTAGGCCTGAAGAGTCTACATTGGCTTCCAATTGGTTTTCGAGTAAAGTCCAAAATCGCTTTACTAGTATTGAAAGCCCTCAAAGGAATGGCGACATCCTATCTGAGTGGGATGTTACAATCTAAGCCTACATCACACTATCAGCTGCTATTCCCTGCGTAGTAACAACGAAAACCTTTTGATCATTCCTCGAACAAGATGCAATAGGCTTTTGGTGATCGTGCGTTTGCAGTGGCGGGCCCACAAATATGGAACAATCTTCCTCTACGGTttcaaaaataaactaaaaccACGCCTTTTTAAAGAAGCTTTTTTACTCTTTTTATAAAGAACACTAATATTATcataggcgctatataaatatatttattattattattattattattagtattattattattataacttgaCTCTTTCAGGAAAGCTCGGGAAGCTCATCGAGAAAACTATAGAACGCTCTTGAAATAAACAAACGTAACGGATAATAAGCAATCTTGTTATTCAGTATATAGTGTTACAACGGTATTTTATTCTTCtgtaattttggtttgttttatcCAGTAGCTATATCACGTTACGTTATCTTCTAAAATCTTCTTTAATTACTTCATAACATGTGTATATATATCCTGTAAAATTCGTCAGATTCCCAAAAAAACCTGATGAAGGCTGGTATTGGCcaaccaataaaatatttccGCATTGTTGAATCAGTCGTACGATAGTCTACTTGgcattcaaaaatattttgatggAGTCAGttcttggatgggagacctctgCGAAGTCTCCGTGACCAAAACATCTaatcttctgtttttttttttttaactttgtattTGCTTGCGTAAGGCTTTTTTTCTAATattcttttcatgtttttgaTTCCCGTATTGGAATGGCGATGGAATCCCGAAACAGTGCAGTTAGCGGACAAGTGAGTCTCAAAGCCGGTGAGTGCTCTGGGCcacaatttattttgttgctaaGGTTGACCATTGCTTTTGCAATGTCAAAACATCTCAGTTTAAGACAACGTAATAATATACAAGACGCTCTTTAAAGCCTTTACTTCGAATACCCATGTTgcgcagaagtagggtgatTGTTTGGAAGAGTTAGAATCAAACTCCAATAGTATAGTAAAGCGATGTTCAAATTTGCTGAGTACGGAGCAAGAGAAGTAAACGTTTCTGCAGCCAATTGAAGTCTGGAGGGCTCATAACAACAGATAATGTATTCGTGAACATCGCtttgtgtttacaaataaaatcaataggTCACCGAGCAAAAGTAGTAGTTTGATTTGGTACAAGCTGTCGGATAGGAAACAGCGTGAATCTACGCAAGAGAGCGTGAAACACTGCCGTAGCAAGAgagaaaacttgtgaaaaccATTCTTGTAATTTATGTGGCTAAGTGAAATTTAGCCCTCCTCTTACCATCTATACCGGCAACCAGCTGCAAAGTTCCGAAATTAAAAATGTTGTGAATAATACGGTGACCTCCCTCTTGAAACAACTAATGAAAAAATTGACATCTACATATGATGCtcgtacaaagaacagctgaaagaaaaagaaatttcgggCTGTCCAGCGTACCGCTGCTGTGAACT containing:
- the LOC138040687 gene encoding neurogenic differentiation factor 1-like; protein product: MDSFSEDQMRKPRKRQMSRAKRVLANRRERERVRKMNDAFEELRSTIPNQEETRVKTKLELLRIATNYIQSLKNSIKKSSSMHDSYSSPMNALMYPMPFENENIELSKSSSRVADHSYPPQFVAPPPTLPPGFTELTSFQYGPRQPAALGPQFPASMTASAESSSADFCGLLSASLVDSHSAENLLYNLQNAPGNYFIEGH